One genomic region from Natrinema caseinilyticum encodes:
- a CDS encoding type II secretion system F family protein has translation MTPVTVLPLGVAVALCFPHAAARYSDRVDRVLSRIANRAFGDQVDALRAERPGRQAALRAAHVPTTTREYGSATVLSAATAAAVGSILGVYAIWGALRLLSVEPETLRTALPTPLEFLAALGGLPALSAVELAVLFGCSALTLGTLFGAGVYWLRWWYPSYVADARARRIEAGLPSTIAFVYALSKSGVAVPDVVRIVAEQGDTYGEAAAEFSVAVRQMDTFGADVITALQTMSHRSPSPQFSEFVDNFVSVLQSGQGLSTFLERQYQDYREEAESQQESILELLATLAEAYVTVLVAGPLFLITILVVIGIAADDTFRQLQILVYLLLPVANAGFVAYLSMVTDKLDPSNGVDGEPTPIEPPSGTTVSPTRTAADVPGPRPNPNVERVQYYRRLRGLRERFGHPIRTLVDRPSLTLAITVPFASLVVAMQLPAALHGGFEATAIDDTIAVGAFGIVAVLAVAYELHCRRLAAIETQVPDLLDRLASVNEAGLSVVSSIDRVRDSDLGPLSAELDRVWADVQWGGDLQTALHRLEARVGTRSISRVVTLLTESMNASGNLATTLRIAARQAAADRRLERERKQAMVEYTVVVYVSFLVFLFIIAVLAGYLLPNLPSGGTKLAAGSGATELGGLSDADTDAYGTLFYHATLVQGLLSGLIAGQLSAGDVSAGAKHAAVVLGLSVLLFAVVL, from the coding sequence ATGACGCCCGTGACCGTTCTCCCGCTGGGGGTCGCAGTCGCCCTCTGTTTCCCGCACGCCGCCGCCAGGTACTCCGACCGCGTCGACCGCGTTCTGAGTCGGATCGCGAACCGGGCGTTCGGGGATCAGGTCGACGCACTCCGAGCGGAACGTCCGGGTCGGCAGGCGGCGTTGCGGGCCGCTCACGTTCCGACGACCACCCGCGAGTACGGATCGGCGACCGTGCTGTCCGCCGCGACCGCCGCAGCCGTCGGTTCCATCCTCGGCGTCTACGCCATCTGGGGTGCCCTGCGTCTCCTCTCGGTCGAACCCGAGACGTTGCGAACGGCGCTGCCGACTCCCCTCGAGTTTCTCGCGGCTCTCGGGGGGCTCCCGGCGCTTTCGGCCGTCGAGTTGGCCGTTCTGTTCGGGTGTTCCGCGCTCACGCTCGGCACGCTCTTCGGTGCCGGCGTCTACTGGCTCCGGTGGTGGTATCCGAGCTACGTCGCCGACGCCCGCGCCCGGCGGATCGAAGCGGGGTTGCCGTCGACGATCGCGTTCGTGTACGCGCTCTCGAAGAGCGGAGTGGCCGTTCCCGACGTCGTCAGAATCGTCGCCGAACAGGGGGACACCTACGGGGAGGCCGCCGCCGAGTTTTCCGTCGCCGTCCGACAGATGGACACGTTCGGCGCCGACGTCATCACGGCCCTCCAGACGATGAGCCATCGCTCGCCCAGTCCGCAGTTCAGCGAGTTCGTCGACAACTTCGTCAGCGTCCTGCAAAGCGGCCAGGGCCTTTCGACGTTCCTCGAGCGCCAGTATCAGGACTACAGGGAGGAAGCCGAATCCCAGCAGGAGAGCATCCTCGAGTTACTCGCGACGCTGGCGGAGGCCTACGTCACGGTGCTGGTCGCGGGGCCGCTCTTTCTGATCACCATCCTCGTCGTCATCGGCATCGCGGCCGACGACACGTTCCGCCAGTTGCAGATCCTCGTCTATCTGCTCTTGCCCGTGGCCAACGCCGGGTTCGTCGCCTACTTGAGCATGGTAACCGACAAACTCGACCCGAGCAACGGAGTCGACGGGGAGCCGACGCCGATCGAACCGCCGTCGGGCACCACTGTCAGCCCGACGCGGACCGCGGCCGACGTCCCGGGGCCTCGTCCCAACCCGAACGTGGAACGAGTGCAATATTACCGACGACTGCGAGGCCTCCGAGAACGGTTCGGCCATCCGATTCGGACACTCGTCGACCGGCCGTCGCTGACGCTCGCGATCACCGTCCCGTTCGCGTCCCTCGTCGTGGCGATGCAGCTTCCGGCGGCCCTCCACGGCGGCTTCGAAGCAACCGCGATCGACGACACCATCGCGGTGGGCGCGTTCGGAATCGTGGCGGTCTTGGCGGTCGCCTACGAACTCCACTGCCGCCGGCTCGCGGCGATCGAAACCCAGGTTCCGGACCTGCTCGACCGTCTCGCGAGCGTCAACGAGGCCGGGCTGTCGGTCGTGTCGTCGATCGACCGCGTCAGGGACTCGGATCTGGGACCGCTCAGCGCCGAACTGGATCGCGTCTGGGCCGACGTCCAGTGGGGTGGCGACCTTCAAACGGCGCTGCACCGACTCGAGGCCCGCGTCGGTACCCGCTCGATTTCCAGAGTCGTGACGCTGTTGACCGAGTCGATGAACGCAAGCGGAAACCTCGCGACCACCCTCAGAATCGCCGCGCGACAGGCGGCGGCCGACCGCCGACTCGAGCGCGAGCGCAAGCAGGCGATGGTCGAGTACACGGTCGTCGTCTACGTCTCGTTTCTGGTCTTTCTGTTCATCATCGCGGTGCTCGCCGGCTATCTCCTCCCGAACCTCCCGTCGGGCGGAACGAAACTGGCCGCCGGTTCCGGGGCGACCGAACTGGGCGGACTCTCGGACGCCGATACGGACGCCTATGGCACGCTATTCTACCACGCGACGCTCGTCCAGGGACTGCTCTCCGGGCTCATCGCCGGCCAGTTGAGTGCCGGCGACGTCAGCGCCGGCGCGAAACACGCCGCCGTCGTGCTCGGCCTCTCCGTGTTGCTCTTTGCGGTGGTTCTCTGA
- a CDS encoding 30S ribosomal protein S15, whose protein sequence is MARMHTRRRGSSGSDKPSADEPPEWSDVDSDDIESRVVELAEQGYDPSQIGMKLRDEGVTGTPVPDVKLATGKKISEILEENDARADVPEDLRNLMERAVRLREHVRANPQDYQNKRALQNTESKVRRLVDYYRGDELEPDFEYSYEVATELLEDVE, encoded by the coding sequence ATGGCACGAATGCACACCCGCCGCCGCGGCTCGTCCGGTTCGGACAAGCCGTCGGCAGACGAACCACCGGAGTGGAGCGACGTCGACTCGGACGATATCGAGAGCCGAGTCGTCGAACTGGCAGAGCAGGGCTACGATCCCAGTCAGATCGGGATGAAGCTGCGAGACGAAGGCGTCACCGGAACGCCCGTCCCCGACGTCAAACTGGCGACCGGGAAGAAGATCTCCGAGATACTCGAGGAAAACGACGCTCGAGCGGACGTTCCCGAAGACCTTCGGAATCTGATGGAGCGTGCGGTTCGCCTGCGCGAACACGTCCGAGCGAACCCGCAGGACTACCAGAACAAGCGCGCCTTGCAGAACACCGAGTCGAAAGTCCGCCGTCTGGTAGACTACTACCGCGGCGACGAACTCGAGCCCGACTTCGAGTACTCATACGAGGTCGCGACCGAACTGCTCGAAGACGTCGAATAA
- a CDS encoding exonuclease — protein sequence MSTEGRSAEPSSAVRALESAGFVRLVVRADGDALAASGLLARALAADGTPFQVSVGRTVAERSERVRVPVDDDVVTVVFGTADGPDDESVVRLAARDRPATLEAVDHVREFGASPDPILALAGVVASGGEPGAGESEWLLETARERGLLEQRPGVAVPTADPVDGLAYTTRVRTPWSGDPDATRESLSDVAGRDPTTLDVDDHRTIGSLVALDAVGAEASADVAAESIGGVLRPYATPDHPFATLGGFADVLEATARTEPGTGAALAMGHEVTDSALAAWRDRGRRAHAALEGATTGRYDGLFVLGIDDGPVEAVARIATAYRSPEPAVLTVGTDEAAVATRRATPLGTTVEGVTRELEGEAAGTGTPDSDSDSGSGVAYDVGHRRGYLRYDPAVDESTVITTVRELL from the coding sequence ATGTCCACCGAGGGTCGATCCGCCGAACCGTCGTCCGCCGTGCGCGCACTCGAGAGCGCCGGCTTCGTCCGCCTGGTCGTCCGGGCGGACGGCGACGCTCTCGCGGCGAGCGGACTCCTCGCGAGGGCTCTCGCGGCCGACGGAACGCCGTTCCAGGTGTCCGTCGGCCGGACGGTCGCGGAGCGATCGGAACGCGTTCGCGTCCCCGTGGACGACGACGTCGTCACGGTCGTTTTCGGGACCGCCGACGGACCCGACGACGAATCCGTCGTCAGGCTCGCGGCGAGAGACAGACCCGCGACGCTCGAGGCGGTCGATCACGTCCGCGAGTTCGGCGCGTCGCCGGATCCGATACTCGCACTCGCAGGCGTCGTCGCAAGCGGCGGTGAACCGGGTGCGGGCGAGAGCGAATGGCTTCTCGAGACCGCACGCGAGCGGGGGCTCCTCGAGCAGCGACCGGGGGTCGCGGTGCCGACCGCCGATCCGGTCGATGGCCTCGCCTACACGACGCGAGTGCGGACACCGTGGTCCGGCGACCCCGACGCGACTCGCGAGTCGCTTTCCGATGTCGCCGGGCGCGACCCGACCACCCTCGACGTCGACGATCATCGAACGATCGGCTCGCTGGTCGCACTCGACGCCGTCGGTGCCGAAGCGTCGGCCGACGTCGCCGCAGAATCCATCGGTGGAGTGTTACGGCCGTACGCGACGCCCGACCACCCATTCGCGACGCTCGGCGGGTTTGCCGACGTCCTCGAGGCGACGGCGAGAACGGAACCCGGAACGGGAGCCGCACTCGCGATGGGCCACGAGGTAACCGATTCGGCGCTGGCCGCCTGGCGCGACCGTGGGCGCCGCGCTCACGCCGCCCTCGAGGGGGCGACGACCGGCCGATACGACGGACTGTTCGTCCTCGGTATAGACGACGGGCCCGTCGAGGCGGTCGCCCGGATCGCGACGGCCTACCGGTCCCCCGAACCGGCCGTTCTCACGGTCGGAACCGACGAAGCCGCGGTGGCGACTCGCCGCGCCACTCCCCTGGGGACGACCGTCGAAGGCGTCACTCGCGAACTCGAAGGCGAGGCTGCGGGGACGGGAACGCCCGACTCCGACTCCGACTCGGGTTCCGGCGTCGCGTACGATGTCGGTCATCGACGCGGCTACCTGCGATACGACCCCGCGGTGGACGAATCGACGGTCATCACGACCGTGAGGGAGTTGCTATGA
- a CDS encoding KEOPS complex subunit Pcc1 — MSRRATIRTDHDDPALLARAIRPDNTDEMSTTVEYAAGSDSDDDNAVGDTGDGNGGILVTRIDRDTTSGLRSTVDDYVVNLSVAIDVATHAQTVQHAQPTDTGSVSDTPSDSDTNQHHE, encoded by the coding sequence ATGAGCCGGCGAGCGACGATCAGGACGGATCACGACGATCCGGCACTCCTCGCACGAGCAATTCGTCCCGACAATACCGACGAAATGTCGACGACCGTGGAGTACGCCGCCGGGTCCGATTCCGACGACGACAACGCTGTCGGCGACACTGGCGACGGCAACGGCGGGATCCTCGTCACGCGGATCGACCGCGACACGACGAGCGGCCTCCGGTCGACGGTCGACGACTACGTGGTCAACCTGTCGGTCGCGATCGACGTCGCGACCCACGCACAGACGGTACAGCACGCACAACCGACGGACACGGGATCTGTGTCCGACACCCCAAGCGACTCAGATACGAACCAACACCATGAGTGA
- a CDS encoding 30S ribosomal protein S3ae — protein MSERSVSRTKQEKRWYTILAPEQFDRQELGETPADEPDKVYGRTIETTLGELTNNASENNTKLTFKVTDVGSDSAYTEFKEHSLTRDYLRSLVRRGASKIEAYVTVLTTDDYRVQIQPVAFTTKKADASQEKAIRETMVEMVEDAAAERSFSELIDGVVEGRLSSAIYGEAKTIYPLRRVEIQKATLEAHPEEVAEEEATSVDVDDEGVAADD, from the coding sequence ATGAGTGAACGATCAGTTTCACGCACAAAACAGGAAAAGCGGTGGTACACCATCCTGGCACCCGAACAGTTCGACCGCCAGGAACTCGGAGAGACCCCCGCCGACGAACCGGACAAGGTCTACGGCCGAACGATCGAAACGACGCTCGGCGAACTGACCAACAACGCGAGCGAGAACAATACGAAGCTCACCTTCAAAGTGACCGACGTGGGCAGCGACAGCGCGTACACGGAGTTCAAAGAGCACTCCCTGACCCGCGACTACCTGCGCTCGCTGGTCCGTCGCGGCGCCTCGAAGATCGAGGCCTACGTGACCGTCCTCACGACGGACGACTATCGCGTCCAGATCCAGCCCGTCGCCTTCACGACGAAAAAGGCCGACGCGAGCCAGGAGAAGGCCATCCGCGAGACGATGGTCGAGATGGTCGAAGACGCGGCCGCGGAGCGCTCGTTCAGTGAACTCATCGACGGCGTCGTCGAAGGACGTCTCTCCTCGGCGATCTACGGCGAAGCCAAGACGATCTACCCGCTCCGCCGCGTCGAGATCCAGAAGGCGACCCTCGAGGCACACCCCGAGGAGGTCGCCGAAGAGGAAGCGACCTCGGTCGACGTCGACGACGAAGGCGTCGCCGCCGACGACTGA
- a CDS encoding putative quinol monooxygenase, whose product MIIIHASFTIDPDRREDALESLEDLVAASQREAGTIEYRAATDVSDPNVVRVFERYEDEAALEAHSQSDHFEEFAGALPELLAGEPTVTRFDVDSSTELDL is encoded by the coding sequence ATGATAATCATTCACGCGAGTTTCACCATCGATCCCGATCGCCGCGAGGACGCACTCGAGTCCCTCGAGGACCTCGTCGCCGCGTCACAACGAGAAGCAGGCACGATCGAGTATCGGGCGGCCACGGACGTGTCCGATCCGAACGTCGTGCGTGTGTTCGAACGGTACGAAGACGAGGCCGCACTCGAGGCCCATTCACAGAGCGACCACTTCGAGGAGTTCGCGGGCGCGCTGCCGGAACTGCTCGCGGGCGAGCCGACGGTGACCCGATTCGACGTCGACTCGTCGACCGAACTCGATCTCTGA
- a CDS encoding cupredoxin domain-containing protein, which produces MQRRRYLAAVGTALSVSLAGCSSALSVFENDPCSGEDCHIGMNRTEFLPDTYEISVGDTVVWKNTSGADHTVTAYENLIPDDATFFASGGFDTQEAAYNAWHGERAGGLGTRETFEHTFDVPGTYEYFCIPHERANMAGEIVVTE; this is translated from the coding sequence ATGCAACGGCGCCGCTATCTCGCCGCCGTCGGAACCGCCCTCTCGGTCAGTCTGGCGGGGTGTTCGTCCGCGCTCTCCGTCTTCGAGAACGATCCATGCAGCGGCGAAGACTGCCACATCGGCATGAATCGGACCGAATTCCTCCCCGACACCTACGAAATTTCCGTCGGCGACACCGTCGTCTGGAAGAACACGAGCGGGGCGGACCACACCGTGACGGCCTACGAGAACCTCATTCCGGACGACGCGACGTTCTTCGCCTCCGGCGGCTTCGATACGCAGGAGGCCGCGTACAACGCCTGGCACGGAGAACGCGCCGGCGGCCTCGGGACGCGGGAGACGTTCGAACACACGTTCGACGTTCCGGGGACGTACGAATACTTCTGTATCCCCCACGAACGTGCGAATATGGCCGGCGAGATCGTCGTCACCGAGTAA
- a CDS encoding protein sorting system archaetidylserine synthase (This PssA-like phosphatidyltransferase, along with a PssD-like decarboxylase, is required in Haloarchaea for the archaeosortase ArtA to replace the PGF-CTERM sorting signal with a C-terminal lipid anchor.) has protein sequence MLPRFVGRLGVADAVTIANAALGFVAVVVAVVDIDLAARVVLLAAIADGLDGILARRFGGTDAGPYLDSLADVSSFAIAPAVLSFVVVTDGLGIGFDVISAELAIVTAVCALFVAMAVTRLGMYTAYDVSGSHTEGVQTTLAATVLGAAILAGETQPWLVLAVTGAFCYLMVSRVQYPDLLARDAAIMGVVHALAILVPEFAGRTFPYALLTLGLAYTTLSPWFYWRDDGFSDPVDVHGNA, from the coding sequence ATGCTCCCCCGGTTCGTCGGTCGGCTGGGCGTCGCCGACGCGGTGACGATCGCCAACGCCGCGCTGGGGTTCGTCGCTGTCGTCGTGGCGGTCGTCGATATCGACCTCGCCGCGCGGGTCGTTCTCCTGGCGGCCATCGCGGACGGCCTCGACGGGATCCTCGCGCGACGGTTCGGCGGTACCGATGCTGGTCCGTACCTCGACTCGCTGGCCGACGTGTCGTCTTTCGCCATCGCCCCCGCCGTCCTCTCGTTCGTCGTCGTCACAGACGGCCTCGGGATCGGGTTCGACGTGATCAGCGCCGAACTCGCGATCGTGACAGCTGTCTGTGCGCTGTTCGTCGCGATGGCCGTCACCCGTCTGGGGATGTACACCGCCTACGACGTCTCCGGCAGTCACACCGAAGGCGTTCAAACGACGCTCGCCGCGACCGTCCTTGGCGCGGCGATTCTGGCCGGCGAGACACAGCCCTGGCTCGTCCTCGCGGTCACCGGCGCGTTCTGCTACCTGATGGTCTCGAGAGTCCAGTATCCCGACTTGCTGGCCCGAGACGCCGCGATTATGGGTGTCGTCCACGCGCTCGCGATCCTCGTTCCGGAGTTCGCCGGCCGAACCTTCCCGTATGCGCTCTTGACGCTCGGACTCGCGTACACGACGCTCAGCCCGTGGTTCTACTGGCGGGATGACGGGTTTTCGGACCCGGTCGACGTGCATGGAAACGCTTAG
- a CDS encoding HEAT repeat domain-containing protein encodes MSEDEANGDETAAEDEAGEAEPVDLEAIGDRLDALAADLEERRTDLEAADTEDDLDVVEADLEAFRDDLESVAIPEPPESDEEEDEDEEPAPEAELQDRNDDIESDLSDLESDLEDQRGPYGADVVDEITSSKNAITGTRWTEEGTAELIEAVDGFLDDLNDLLDSSVSLVNDGENVPEQLEATLDSAVAAVENAALDADDDADTIAGLLEAADDLESDIDAATEWTDLEIRERLRREGYYDVLDHVKDFPPEWHALKVHEKRGNVDMILLALESFDSDFMEEHCMEALQRMGPEEAIEPMLQKANRRDQAAMRVLGSIGVADDEVVETLLDYVDSNPNLQGPAFRALGEIGSEEAVQPIANQLIADEADVRSWAARALGLIGDTRAIEPLATVLEDDESDRVRASAAWALTRIGTRDALEIVTEYDDDRAYLVQAEAERVDLEPAV; translated from the coding sequence ATGAGCGAGGACGAGGCGAACGGTGACGAGACGGCCGCCGAAGACGAAGCGGGCGAAGCGGAACCGGTGGATCTCGAGGCGATCGGCGACCGACTCGACGCGCTGGCCGCCGACCTCGAGGAGCGACGGACCGACCTCGAGGCGGCCGACACCGAAGACGACCTCGACGTCGTCGAGGCGGACCTGGAGGCGTTTCGTGACGACCTCGAGAGCGTGGCCATCCCGGAACCGCCGGAGTCCGACGAGGAGGAAGACGAAGACGAGGAACCCGCGCCGGAAGCGGAACTCCAGGATCGAAACGACGATATCGAGAGCGACCTCTCGGACCTCGAGTCCGACCTCGAGGATCAGCGCGGTCCCTACGGCGCGGACGTCGTGGACGAAATCACGAGTTCGAAGAACGCGATCACGGGAACCCGCTGGACCGAAGAAGGGACGGCCGAACTGATCGAGGCTGTCGACGGCTTTCTCGACGACCTCAACGACCTGCTGGACAGTTCGGTGAGCCTCGTCAACGACGGCGAAAACGTTCCCGAGCAGCTCGAAGCGACGCTCGATTCCGCCGTCGCGGCCGTCGAGAACGCGGCACTCGACGCCGACGACGACGCCGACACGATCGCCGGGCTCCTCGAGGCGGCCGACGACCTCGAGAGCGACATCGACGCTGCGACCGAGTGGACGGACCTCGAAATTCGCGAGCGGCTGCGCCGCGAGGGGTACTACGACGTCCTCGATCACGTCAAGGACTTCCCCCCGGAGTGGCACGCGCTCAAAGTCCACGAAAAACGAGGCAACGTCGACATGATCCTCCTCGCGCTGGAATCGTTCGACTCCGATTTCATGGAGGAACACTGCATGGAAGCCCTCCAACGGATGGGGCCCGAGGAAGCCATCGAGCCGATGCTCCAGAAGGCCAACCGCCGCGATCAGGCGGCGATGCGCGTCCTCGGTTCGATCGGCGTCGCCGACGACGAGGTCGTCGAGACGCTGCTCGATTACGTCGATTCGAACCCGAACCTGCAGGGGCCCGCGTTCCGCGCACTCGGCGAAATCGGCAGCGAGGAGGCCGTTCAGCCCATCGCCAATCAGCTTATCGCGGACGAGGCCGACGTCCGGAGCTGGGCCGCCCGTGCGCTCGGCCTGATCGGCGACACCCGCGCCATCGAACCGCTCGCGACCGTCCTCGAAGACGACGAATCCGACCGCGTCCGTGCCAGTGCGGCGTGGGCGCTCACGCGAATCGGCACGAGGGACGCCCTCGAAATCGTCACGGAGTACGACGACGACCGGGCCTACCTCGTCCAGGCCGAGGCCGAGCGCGTCGACCTCGAGCCGGCCGTCTGA
- a CDS encoding phospholipase D-like domain-containing protein, with protein sequence MDIRRAALVAALVCTLVCSTAIVFVVTDESPTTEPAPRRAVAPPDPQSTALSCPARASTNATATDPASKPRIVGLYPNPTTDENVGEYVVLEIPPETERQNWTLTDGHTTARIPNAGFSGRVALSTAPNVTEMLTDLPVLGLEDRLELAADGDALRLRNGTRTVDAVTYDRAPEAERWYRKPTDTDEKTVRSDGQWWPRGATCLPVRSAEVDTITTFVLPDSPNVPRETLRSADERLLLAGYTVTSEAIAAELVAAAERGVDVAVLLEASPVGGTPAPTEDVLETLANGNVEVRVIGGEGARYRYHHPKYAIADDHILVTSENWKPAGVGGQSSRGWGVRLEDETLAADLARVFRADFEGWDTTGVTAYRANTSFVDDGTPAVSSSRSAFPTTHEPTTVPVESAELLVAPDNADRRLQDLLAAADSEILVVQPSIAADVSLLEATIDAARRGVAVRILLGSTWYNDRENEALVADLERLAATDDLPLDVRLVEDTNRFEKIHAKGIVIDREVAIVGSANWNANSLQNNREVLVALHGERAANYYATVFEADWSGDAWRLPIGFAVPVVVALALAAIVGRRYIRFGDPPSNRR encoded by the coding sequence ATGGACATTCGGCGGGCCGCCCTCGTCGCCGCACTCGTTTGCACGCTGGTCTGCAGTACCGCGATAGTCTTCGTCGTCACGGACGAATCGCCCACGACTGAACCGGCACCGCGTCGAGCCGTCGCACCCCCGGACCCGCAATCGACCGCTCTCTCCTGCCCCGCTCGAGCATCGACGAACGCCACCGCCACCGATCCGGCGTCGAAACCGCGGATCGTCGGTCTCTACCCGAACCCGACCACCGACGAAAACGTGGGAGAATACGTCGTCCTCGAAATCCCACCCGAAACGGAGCGCCAGAACTGGACGCTTACGGACGGTCACACGACGGCTCGAATTCCGAATGCGGGATTCTCCGGCCGCGTCGCGTTGAGTACGGCGCCGAACGTCACCGAGATGCTGACCGATCTCCCCGTTCTCGGACTCGAGGACCGCCTCGAACTCGCCGCCGACGGCGACGCGCTGCGGCTCCGAAACGGGACGAGAACGGTCGACGCAGTGACGTACGATCGCGCCCCGGAGGCCGAACGATGGTACCGAAAACCGACCGACACCGACGAGAAGACCGTCCGCAGCGACGGTCAGTGGTGGCCTCGAGGTGCGACCTGTCTCCCCGTTCGGAGCGCTGAAGTCGACACGATCACGACGTTCGTCCTCCCGGACTCCCCGAACGTTCCACGGGAGACCCTCCGTTCCGCCGACGAACGACTCCTGCTCGCCGGTTACACCGTCACTTCCGAAGCGATCGCCGCCGAACTCGTGGCGGCGGCCGAGCGCGGCGTCGACGTCGCAGTGCTCCTCGAGGCGAGTCCGGTTGGCGGCACGCCGGCGCCCACCGAAGACGTCCTCGAAACGCTGGCGAACGGCAACGTCGAGGTCCGGGTCATCGGGGGTGAGGGGGCCCGATATCGGTATCACCATCCGAAATACGCGATCGCGGACGACCACATCCTGGTCACCAGCGAGAACTGGAAGCCGGCGGGCGTGGGCGGCCAGAGTAGCCGCGGGTGGGGCGTTCGCCTGGAGGACGAGACCCTCGCGGCCGACCTCGCGAGAGTGTTCAGAGCCGACTTCGAGGGGTGGGACACGACCGGAGTCACGGCCTATCGCGCGAACACGTCGTTCGTGGACGACGGAACGCCCGCCGTTTCGTCGTCTCGCTCGGCGTTTCCGACGACCCACGAACCGACAACGGTCCCCGTCGAGTCGGCCGAACTTCTCGTCGCACCGGACAACGCAGACCGGCGATTGCAGGACCTGCTCGCCGCAGCGGACAGCGAGATACTCGTCGTCCAACCGTCCATCGCCGCCGACGTCTCACTGCTCGAAGCGACCATCGATGCGGCCCGCCGCGGCGTCGCCGTTCGTATTTTGCTCGGTTCGACGTGGTACAACGACAGGGAAAACGAGGCGCTCGTCGCCGATCTCGAGCGTCTCGCGGCAACCGACGACCTCCCCCTCGACGTACGGCTCGTCGAAGATACCAACCGATTCGAAAAAATACACGCGAAAGGGATCGTCATCGACCGGGAAGTGGCGATCGTCGGCAGCGCAAACTGGAACGCGAACTCGCTCCAGAACAACCGCGAAGTGCTCGTCGCGCTGCACGGTGAGCGGGCCGCGAACTATTACGCGACCGTCTTCGAGGCCGACTGGTCGGGAGACGCGTGGCGATTGCCGATCGGTTTTGCCGTGCCAGTCGTCGTCGCACTCGCCCTCGCGGCGATCGTCGGCAGACGCTACATCAGGTTCGGCGATCCACCCTCGAACCGGCGCTAA
- a CDS encoding metal-dependent transcriptional regulator, whose product MNTADQYLKAIYLAQRIEDGPASTGTLADLLEVSPASVNEMVGKLEDRALVDHEKYKGASLTDEGLERAHNALQTYCIIERFLANVLEVEEFRDEARTLESVIDETVADRLDTIIDRPDQCPDCFDPEADCCELLEAGGCAD is encoded by the coding sequence ATGAACACTGCCGACCAATACCTCAAAGCGATCTATTTGGCTCAGAGAATCGAAGACGGACCCGCCTCGACCGGCACGCTGGCGGACTTGCTCGAGGTGAGTCCGGCCAGCGTCAACGAGATGGTCGGAAAACTCGAAGACAGGGCACTCGTCGACCACGAGAAATACAAGGGGGCGAGTCTGACCGACGAGGGACTCGAACGCGCTCACAACGCCCTGCAGACGTACTGTATCATCGAGCGGTTCCTCGCGAACGTCCTCGAGGTCGAAGAATTCCGCGACGAAGCGCGCACGCTGGAGAGCGTCATCGACGAAACGGTCGCCGATCGACTCGACACGATCATCGACCGGCCCGATCAGTGCCCCGACTGTTTCGACCCGGAGGCCGACTGCTGTGAACTGCTCGAGGCTGGTGGCTGTGCGGACTGA
- a CDS encoding ferritin-like domain-containing protein codes for MSLGQRVSSDHQLTRLLQIGVVLEEVVESRAAHHIESLPPEERAEFDEEVEELLAEAARESAEHRERLEALIDDLEAETVGYEEINALVDAQYGPPEDTDGVLYDQLANEETAYKFYDDLIAAIEASTAEFAVDRDRLLETLYAIREEEKEGVEEVTEIMEHRA; via the coding sequence ATGAGTCTGGGACAGCGTGTCTCGAGCGACCACCAGTTGACCCGATTACTCCAGATCGGGGTCGTCCTGGAGGAAGTCGTCGAGTCACGCGCCGCCCACCATATCGAGTCCTTGCCCCCGGAAGAGCGGGCGGAATTCGACGAGGAGGTGGAGGAGTTGCTCGCGGAGGCGGCACGAGAGTCGGCCGAGCACCGCGAGCGGCTCGAGGCGCTGATAGACGACCTCGAGGCGGAAACGGTCGGGTACGAGGAAATAAACGCGTTAGTCGATGCCCAGTACGGGCCGCCGGAGGATACGGACGGCGTCCTCTACGATCAACTGGCCAACGAGGAAACGGCCTACAAGTTCTACGACGACCTGATCGCCGCGATCGAAGCGTCGACAGCCGAGTTCGCCGTCGACCGGGATCGACTGCTCGAAACGCTGTACGCGATCCGGGAAGAGGAAAAAGAGGGCGTCGAAGAAGTGACCGAGATCATGGAACACAGAGCATGA